Genomic window (Vitis riparia cultivar Riparia Gloire de Montpellier isolate 1030 chromosome 4, EGFV_Vit.rip_1.0, whole genome shotgun sequence):
TCATTGACCCCTCCATTGATTTGATCTATAACTATAggcaaaaatattaattagggCACAAGCCAAAACTTCATATGGGACCATGAATAGCTACTTCTGTGGCACGTCACCAATATCATCAATGTGTATGTTCCCTGACCAtttatttcttgtttcattATTAATGGTATGATGACACAGCTAtctattcatataaaaatatcaattttcaatAGGGTCTAAACCCACAAAAATGATGTGATTTGGCTCTataaatttcattgaaaatgaaatttagttTGGAATTTTTGGGTATATATGATTCCAGTTTACATCTGTTTGGTCACGATCACAATATCTTATACTCAGTTTCtatgatttttcaaatgtttgtagtctcttctcctctttttctatctttttctttgtcttttttaatttataattgaaataaatggACCCATAATGTAGAATTAATGCAATAAAGGTTTGTGGATATATGTCAAGACTATGACCTatggaaataattttattatttttttgaaaaattaaattaaattaaatttcaatatatggTATTACAATTTACAAGTATACTACTTGTGGCCCTATATATAGTTCATCATTAAGGAATGAAAGGTGGGTGAAAGAAATACAAGTTCTAGATAAgttttagtgaaataaattttgttacatTATTTTTGAGTCCATTTAAAGTGGTAcagattaaatcatttttaatttgtattttttttattaatagtattttttaaaaaaaataaaaatcatttaggtggtgtttgtgtttttacttaattttatatagaacttaaaattaaatagtaattaatagtgttaagtattaagtggtttatttttgtaatattttatttatattaagcattaaaaagtttttaaaaaaaccaatatattactttttcaaattagaaaaagttaaatattttaaatttttctattcaacaaaaaatttacaataagtcaataaaaaaatagaaaaacaagtaacttaaattttaaaaacaaattacttttaacaaaaaattataaaaacaaacgcTCTCTTAGTATTTGAATATAAACAAaagatatataattaataaataagtaaagtgtacatttcatattaattaagaaaattgcAGTCGTGTGTCAACCAAATTTCACCAACATTTTGTAAATATTCCGAATTTTAAAGCCACTGAGGAGGTATAAAATTTTGTACTCACCAAGGTAAAAGTATTCTTGTGGTTGCCTTCAGTAACAGTAACAGCAATGGTCTTAAGAACAGAAATATGAAGACATTTGCTAGGTGAGAATTTATGAGCCTCAAAGTTAGGCTGTTCCAAAGTTTCCATGCATATATGCTTTGATTACATTCACTAGCTCTTTAGAAATTTTTGCAcaaccaaaatgaaaatttatttgagttGTAAAAAACTAGTAACTTTCATTTGAGcttctaatattattttagaaaaacaaatcgacaaagaaaatttaattaccATTTTCACTTATATCCAAATTCctttaggttgtgtttggttatgggaaaagtttgaaagaaaatgtaaggaaaagtaaatagaaggaaggaaaaaattgatttaaaatcaataaacaatttttatatacttcttcagattttttttttcttttatttatttttttatataaagattaaataatttaaaaatataaaagtggAGATAATAAGGGTCTATTTAGgaactattcttgaaaatagttttttgttctaaaaaaaaaatgtttggcaaccaaaaactattttttttttctattcttaagaatagaaaatatggtgctttcagataatattttttagttattttatgtttttttatttattctccaaggaccatttaaaaaaaataattatacaaatatgtagaataattaaaaataaaacactagatataaaattatttttaaaacatatttgaaaatattaaaaataagttaaaaacattttaagtttttaaacaaatttttattttacaaaaatcataaaatagttttcaaaaattattttttaaaattattttataaaataattaccaaacaaacccaaaaaaattaggaatttttttcttacatatCTACTCTCAATTAACTAAGATATTTtggtgtcatttttttttttaaagtctaattttattttcaaatgtttcaTTGATGATTCATGAGGGTAGGTAGATTGAACCCCACCCCATTTATGATCATCACATGGCAACTTTATCTCAACCCATATATCTGCCTCCCtcataaataataaagtttCCCTGGAACCCAAAGAAATCTCTATGCATCTAATGAGTCTTtatttagttcaaaaatgacaAGGCTGATAGCTTCATTTCTTCTCATAATCCTAGCTATGAAAGTGACCAATTAAAAAGCAATACCCCAAAAAATGTATCATTCAAAAcccaaaagagaaataaatttctttaaaaaaaatatgttgaagCCTAGGTTTGAGACATGTCTTTGCTTTTGCAAGTCATTTATGTGTGATTGTCACATTAggctaaaataattttcaagtgttTAGGTGGAAGCTGTTGATGATGACTCAAGGATGTTGGAAGGCATTTATTGTGGACTTAATTATAGGAGCATGAAAGATGTGCTGCATTTATGCTGCCTCTATGATTGATCAGGATGTGGAAAATGATATCTTTTTTGAACTATATATTTGCTCTTAATTTCAGATAGATATTTGAACTATCTTTTGTTTTATCCTTCATTTATTTTCAgcttagattaattaattaaatatgaaccGTCCATCCCCGTTCCAACTGCTCATTACCTAACCCAAATCTAGAGTCTTAGTTcttgtttgataactgtttttaaaaataatttttaaatataatttttaagaagaatttttaaaaacggactttaatgtttttaatctatatttaaatatattttaaaaataatttttatatttaacattctattttcaatcattctatatatttatataattattttttaaaacaaccttaaaaataagtgaaaataaggtaaaataaATAGGAGTTCCTAAAAACATGTATTCTGTTTTTAAGagtaaaaaacagttttttggtCATTGAaaatctttttctattttttttatttttcatttcgaGAGAACCAAAACTTTTTTCGAAAACAATTGTTAAATAAAACCTTAATTTTTGGTTGTAAGATTCGTCGGTGACAATCAATGGAGCATATCAGTTATCACCGTCAAACTGCTGTCTCAAAACCAGGCTAAGAGTTGATTTTTCTCAAGCATTTTCGAAACGGAGCATAAGGGCACCATGCATGGAGAATTATCCAGCTAAACAACCTACCACCAGGCCATACTATTGAACACAACTTGCTGGAGTTGCCTAGCTAGCATCTTCATGTCTGGGTGGCCCTCATCTCCACTTCAACTGTGGTAGAAGAAGCCATTAATATGGGCTTTAATTGATCAAGCCCTTATATATATCCATCCACATTCTCTTCACAACATGCCAGAGGTGTCTCTACTGACAAACCCAGTTGTTTCTAACGGTTCCCCCATGGACAAATCCTCAGTCTTTGCAGGTTCCTGGCTGGCTTTAGGGCTGGTGCTGGCATGGGCACTTGTTGCACCTCAAGCTGAGGCTAGGGCCTTCTTCGTTTTCGGTGACTCGCTTGTTGACAGCGGAAACAATGACTACTTGTTCACCACCGCCCGCGCTGATTCACCCCCTTATGGCATTGATTACCCTACTGGTCGTCCCACTGGACGTTTCTCCAATGGCCTTAACATTCCTGACATTCTCAGTAATctgtcatttatttattttggtttatcTTACGTTTATATATACAGCTTGTTCATGATGTTTCAATGTCGTTGCCATGCACTTTAATGCTGATATCGCGTGATTCTACTAGGTGAGCAAATTGGGTCTGAACCAACTTTGCCATActtgagccctgagctcaccgGAGAAAGGCTACTCGTCGGTGCCAACTTTGCATCTGCAGGCATTGGGATCTTAAACGACACTGGAATTCAGTTTGTGAGTCcactttgttttcaaaatattacttcaaaaaataagaaaagtactTTTATAATATGACACTAGACTAACAATTGCCTTAAAAATGGTACATTTTCAGCTTAACATAATCCGAATATGGAAGCAGTTGAAGTACTTCCAACAATACCAGCAAAGGGTGAGTGGTCTGATTGGAGTGGAGCAGACTCAGCGACTAGTAAACCAGGCGCTGGTCCTCATCACCCTGGGGGGCAACGATTTCGTCAATAACTACTACTTGGTTCCCTACTCAGCCAGATCTCGCCAATTTTCTCTACCAGATTACGTCCGATACCTCATCTCTGAGTATCGAAAAGTTCTAATAGTAATTCTCTTCATCTCTTATACTTCGTTTTATGTCCATTGTTGCTTGATCTTCACAGAGTTAACCCTTGTTTTCAAGTTGGCCAATTTGGCTGGACATggaataaataattgaaaagtaAACATATCATACTTtatgaattgatttttaatttgccctttttacttattattttatatgtcatTTTGGAGAAGTACCTTTTTGTTTGACCCACTTGTTGACTTTTTGGGGGTAAAACAgtcattttatagaaaaataaatacaggGGAGTACCTTTTTTAGTTGACCCGCATTTTGGGTTTTGGGGGGTAAAATAgtcattttatagaaaaaataaatataagtgaGAAGTACTTGTTTTAGTTTGACCCACTTTTTGGAGTTTTTGGGGGGTAAAACAgtcattttatagaaaaaataaatataaggtTTAACCTGTTCTCaaaacttatattcaaattaatCTCTCTATTATTAATAAGTCATatcataaaagtatttttaaaaaaaatttaagttaaagtcTTAATTACCAattgatatttcatttttttataactaaaattgTAATTGATAATTAAGGTTTCATCCATGAATTGAAACTTCAATTGTCAAtagatatttcattttttttaacaaaaatcaaaattagaaattaaggttttattttttttttaactgaacTCTCGATTGACaattgaagttttattttttatagagagagtaaagtaaattaaaagaataaaaaataataattatttagttAACATGGATCCAAAGGGCTACTTTACGTAttataagtttcaaaaatagttcAATCTCTATATTATGCATGCAAAAAAGGCTAATTTGACCCAAAATTCCCActtatttataacaaaaaatatatttaacataaATTAAGGATATGACTCAGAATAAATTGGCTTGAATAGTAGCCAGGTTGAGGAATTTGGGTACTAGTTTGATAAAGTCAACATTAAATAGTTTgcatatttaattgatttttgtggatatataaagtttttaaatacgTGCTACCTCAAGAATGTGAAAGCATAAAGTAGTGAGAAGGCAGACTACGACAATTCAGGAATCAATGGAAGAGTCATGTGTGGTTGGTGAAACCATTAAGCATCGTGTTGGACATAAATGTGCATTGAAGTCATTGTATTCATGCATTTATGATCATTTCTTCAACATGcctctttaattttatttttttattttctaataacatACTTGGTAGGTCTTTCCTTATTTTCCTCATTAAATATAAGACAATGATGTGTTTTGCCATatgtttatttcaattattttaattaaaaaataaagaaaaactcgGTTTACTTTTAGCATTTaagaaaagtcaaatattttatttttttatttaataaaaaaaaaacaagcaaacaaacaaattaCCCGAAGTCTGAAAGAAAGTTGCTTCCCGCAAAAAGTTACAAAACAAATAACACCCAAGATGTAGTAGGTAAAGATTAACAAGCTTGGACATTGCAGAGGCTATTCGAGTTGGGAGCTCGCAGGGTTCTGGTGACGGCTACGGGACCATTGGGGTGTGTTCCGGCAGAGCTGGCCATGAGGAGCAGAACTGGAGAATGTGCCATCGAATTACAACGTGCGGCAGGCTTGTTCAACCCACAGCTTTTTCAAATGTTAGACGGGCTCAACAATGAAATCGGTTCACAAGTATTTATTGCTGCGAATGCATTTGGTATGCATATGGATTTCATCAGTAATCCTCAAGCTTATGGTATGTGTAACAACTAGTACTAGCCTTATTGCATgcatatttttctagtttttttgcATGGTTGGTTCATTGTAGGGCAAGAAGGGGTCAACTTGGTAGCTAGCCATCTTAATTATATATGGGGCCATCCCTGTATTATAAATAGGGTTCAAAGTTTTATGGGGAATGGGACACCTGTGAGTGGATCACTCTCATGAATTTCTCACCAAACAAACATTAAgaagaaaatttaggaaaattatATACCCTTTTGGACAAATATTAATGTGTACCTTTTCACCTTGGAGTTTTATGGGCCATGGGACACCTATGAGGGGGTTACTCATGAATTTCTCATCAAATAAACattagaaagaaaatttaggaaaattatATACCCTTTTGGACAAATATTAATGTGTACCTTTTCACCGTCGAGTTTTATGGGCCATGGGATACCTATGAGGGGTATGGGCCATGGGCCATGGGACACCTATGAGGGGGTCACTCATGAATTTCTCACCAAACAAACattagaaagaaaatttaggaaaatcATATACCCTTTTGGACAAATATTAATGTGCACCTTTTCACCCTGGAGTTTTAGGACACCTATTAGGGGGTCACTCTCATGAATTTCTCACCAAACAAACattagaaagaaaatttaggaaaattattaCCCTTTTGTGTACCTTTTCACATGTTTCTTCTTCCAAATGCAACCAtgaaaaatagcatttttagtattattttatgaaaaatgtgaagTTAATGGAGGTTCAagggaaaaaatagaagaaagaaaaaatggagaaaaataaaatatagttttggattaaatatttttcttcttcacacgcatcttcaattttatttctcttattttattctctctaaagaaaatgaaaatctagaaagaaaataatcttttaaataatttcatatttttcatgataaatcaAATGTGATATTTTAgatgtcttttttattttatttttctttttcccaataCTTTTTATGATCAAACAAAGCTTAGAATTATGtttgttattaaaaatcaaacattgatgcaaataaaataatacgacttatatttatggacatatgctaaaaaaaatgttgattgaTTACTAATCAAGTCTACCTTGATCTAATAAATTCAACTATTTACTAGAAAATGTAAGGGCTTAGCATGCATATAAcatgataaatatttatagGTACTTTGGCATGaacttaataatatatatatatatatatatatatatatatatatatatatatatatatatatatatataaactatttttctttttcttttttttttgtttggtaaaattagAAATGTATCCGTTAATATCATCCTGATATGAATGTTATATATATGAGCAGGATTCGTTACATCTAAGGTAGCATGTTGTGGGCAAGGACCTTACAATGGGCTCGGACTTTGTACAGTGGCCTCTAGTTTGTGCCCAAACCGAAATTTATATGCATTTTGGGATGCATTCCACCCCTCAGAAAGGGCAAATAGAATCATCGTACAACGCATATTGACAGGATCAACCGAGTACATGTACCCCATGAACCTAAGCACCATCATGGACTTGGATTCAAGGATCTAAAAGATTATGGGATCTTTATGATGTTATTTGTAATTGATTAATATCATATACTTCCCTAGAGTTGTAGGTTAATTTGATGTTTATGCATGTATGGTTGTCTTAAACTTGCTCTTTTGTTAGATGGTCTAAGCTCTCCAGCCCAAATACTTAGTCAATAACAAAAGGCTAAGGGGCAATTGCaatttattttggacattgttgaATGTTaagtttctattattattattattattattattattattttcgagCATAAATTAGTAAGATGTAATATTGCACTTCTAAATCCACCATTTGCC
Coding sequences:
- the LOC117912156 gene encoding GDSL esterase/lipase At5g33370-like gives rise to the protein MPEVSLLTNPVVSNGSPMDKSSVFAGSWLALGLVLAWALVAPQAEARAFFVFGDSLVDSGNNDYLFTTARADSPPYGIDYPTGRPTGRFSNGLNIPDILSEQIGSEPTLPYLSPELTGERLLVGANFASAGIGILNDTGIQFLNIIRIWKQLKYFQQYQQRVSGLIGVEQTQRLVNQALVLITLGGNDFVNNYYLVPYSARSRQFSLPDYVRYLISEYRKVLIRLFELGARRVLVTATGPLGCVPAELAMRSRTGECAIELQRAAGLFNPQLFQMLDGLNNEIGSQVFIAANAFGMHMDFISNPQAYGFVTSKVACCGQGPYNGLGLCTVASSLCPNRNLYAFWDAFHPSERANRIIVQRILTGSTEYMYPMNLSTIMDLDSRI